CAATTTGAAGGCTGATTGAGAGTCTGGTGTCTAGCACCAGGCCCGAAAAATGCCATATTATGTAGAAAGAATAATCTCTACATCTTCTGCAAGCATTGGCCAAACATGGTAGTATATTTTCAACAAATTTACTCAGATTCTGGAGAACTTAGGAGACAATCTTACTTAACATTCATCAGAAACAAGCAGGCTTATGTAACATACAGGGTACAAACCTTCATATTTGTTTCTACTTCAAAAGTGTCGCTTGTCCATCAAAATACACCAGCTGCTTCAGCGCATCAAATAAACATCCACATAAAGGTTTAAACAAATCAGGATGCTGCATCTCGTTGTACAGAAATGAGCTCCATCAGTTTGGATTATTTCTGTGAAAGAAATCAGGAAACTAGAACAGGTGTGCAATGGTGCTTATGCAGAAGCTGCTGTCAGCAGCTCCCTATCAGCTCGGTCGCGGATCCTCCTTTCCAGCTCAGGCCTGAAGTGCCTGATAAGACCCTGCACAGGCCATGCTGCAGCATCCCCAAGGGCACAGATCGTATGCCCTTCAATCTGCTTTGTGACCTCCTGAAGCATATCGATCTCCTCTAGCTTGGCATTGCCTACCTTGAGCCTCTCCATGATCATCCAAAGCCATCCTGTGCCTTCACGGCAAGGTGTGCACTGCCCACAGCTCTCATGCTTGTAGAAGTATGACAGTCTAGCGATTGCATCAACAACATCCGTGGATTTGTCCATCACCATAACTGCTGCAGTCCCTAATCCAGATTGGACAGCCTTTAGGGCGTCATAGTCCATcaacacatcatcacatatGTGCTTTGGTAACAGGGGAACAGATGAACCACCAGGAATAACTGCAAGCAGGTTGTCCCATCCTCCTCTTACACCTCCACAATGCTTCTCGATCAATTCCTTCAGAGGTATGCTCATTTCCTCCTCCACGGTGCAAGGTTTGTTGACATGGCCTGAGATACAGTACAGTTTTGTCCCTGAGTTGTTCTTACGTCCAAAACTTGCAAACCATTCTGGGCCACGCCTAAGAATTGTTGGAGCTACAGCAACAGTTTCAACATTCGTGACAGTTGTGGGGCAACCATACAGCCCAGCATTGGCAGGGAAAGGCGGCTTCAGTCTTGGTTTTCCCTGCTTGCCTTCAAGGCTCTCGAGTAGGGCAGTCTCTTCACCGCAGATGTAGGCACCAGCACCAAAATGTATATGCacatcaaaatcataaccagaTCCACAAGCATTCTTACCAAGAAGTCCAGATGCATATGCTTCCAGTCGGGCTTTCTCAAGGTTGAGACGCTCATTCACATATTCACCTCTAATATATATGTAAGCGGCTGATGCCCTCATTCCAACTCCAGCAATCAGGCACCCTTCCAGAAGCTTGTGGGGGTCATGGCGCATGATTTCCCTGTCTTTACAAGTTCCTGGCTCACTCTCATCAGCATTAACAACAAGATAAGATGGGCGTCCATCAGAGACCTTGGGCATGAAGGACCATTTGAGGCCTGAAGGAAAACCTgcgcctccacggcctcgcaAACCTGATTTCTTCATTTCATTCACTATCCAATCCGCCCCTTTAATCACTAAGTCCTTGGTTCTATACCAGTCACCCCTCTTCATTGCACCTTTCAGAAAAGGATCATGCAGACCATAGAGGTTGGTAAAAATGCGATCTTCATCTTTAAGATCACCAAAGTGAGTCTTctctggaggtggtggtggtggtggaggctgTGGTGTGCTTGATGTACTAGCAGCCTGGGTGCTGAATGATCTGCCAGCAGGATACAGTCTGGCACATGTGATAGAACGAGTAGGCTGTGGCCTTGATAGATAATTCAAATGCTCAACCTGGAAAGAAGATGAACAAACAGAAATAAGGGACATGCCAATGATTTATCATAACTTGATTAGGATTCTGCGTGAGGACTGAACTTTATAGTAAAGAAAGATTAACAAGGCATTGATTCCAGCAAGAAGCTAAGAAAGTCAAGACTAAACCAACATTTGGCCTAGTTACCACAAAGtcaagtacttcctccgtccaacaaaggatgtctctactttgactaaatttgaatgcatctatacactaagtcatgtctagatacatccaaattttggcaaacttgagacatcttttgttcgACGGAGGGAATAGGTAATTTTGTACACACAAGACAAATGTTCATGCAGCACAGCAAATATAAGTGAAATCATCATACTGTATACTTATAGACCATTTTGTGTCATAAAACTTCAGAAGGAAGATATTTTCAACCAATATCAGGGATAATGCACTTACAAACTAACCATTGTctacagcagcaacagcacaGCACATTATTACTATAATTATGGCTTTACGATTTCTcaatcgactgagaaataacttaTTTCTAATTCGACGCAAATAACGAGCATGAGAAGATCTTCATCAGATGGGCATGATTGTCAACTGAGAAATGTTTTCAGCAGCACCATATTATTATGATGTGACCAGAACTTATGAAAATCTAGCGCAGTTGTACTCAATCCACTATTAGAGACTTACAACTATAAAATGGGAACAACGTGCTACGAATAAAACAACTAAGGATAACCGACAGAGTACTGTAAATACCAATATGAATAAAAGAAGATGCAAAACCATACACACATTAAGTGGAATTGCTTATTTATCACACTGGGGGTGGGGGGCTAAATTTGTACTCAGTTAATAGGCAGAAAGACATCTAGCAATCTCAGGGATTACATAGCACCGCCCCATGATAGAACATCAGCTCCGACGTTCGAGGGCTAATCATCGGAGACATCAGAATACATGATACGATGTGATCCAAGGAAAACCACCCGCAAACCCGCCCATCCATCGTCAGGGTCATATACAATAGTCTACTGACATACACAAATATTTCTCTTAACACACGACGTGATCAGAAGCCTACATCCCAATATCTTATCAGGACGAATCCCCAATCCTTAGCTAAAAACGGCAGGCGGGGTTTCCCATAACCCCGCGCGCACGATGAACCAGATCACGGCGGCCCCGCCTTCCTTAACTTCCCACCGCCCAAACCCACCCGCAGATCGCGCTAACACCCAAACCGTAGGCACGCACCGTACAGATCTGGAATTGGGAAGCGGGGAGGTTGGGGGGTCGCATACCTCCTTGTTGGCGGCGATTCCCACGAACGCGGAGTCCGCGGGCGCCTGCACGGgcacctccgccgcggccaggGTCCTGCGGGCGACGGAGCCAGCGCcgcccgtggcggcggcgcgggaggcgaggcggtgggcggcgcggcgcagcATTTTCGTTTGTGTCTCCTACCTGTTCTGCCCTCGTGGACGGATGCACGCGGCTAGTTGGTGCTCTTGGGTCTTGAGTTCTTGACGATTTGGACCGAAttgtaaaatttgtaaaatgtGAGAGTCGCTTCGAAAACTAATTGAAAAACGACGCTACTCCGGCGGTCCGGCTAGCGTGCACGTGGCGACGAGAGGGGCGTTCAGTTCAGTTTTAACCGAAAGTTCTGTTCGACGAACTTCGGGTTTGTAGAAACTGAGAACCGAGCTTGGCCgtaaaaaaattgacaacTGAAAGTTCGGGTCGGTTTTCGGTTTGAGAACGAAGAAATCAATATGTGAAATTCAGACTTAATGATCGATGCAGATTTGTGGAGTAAAAACATTAAGTTTCCGTGATAGTATAAATAAATCTGTAGAGTACTATAATTccacagtaaaaaaaatagcaataTACTCCACAAATCTGCATCGATCATTAAGTCTGAATTTTTACTCCACAAATCTGTCTTAAGTTAAATAGACACAAGCTAAATGGTACTagctccgttccataattcttgttgaaatcttacatgtatctagatatttttttaaaatagaaacatttattttttagcaaatttaagataagaattatgaaacagatgTAATAGAAAATATTGTCAGATTGGATCATTTGTGGAGCATTTCCGATGCTCTCGAGCGGGGCCGGTGTCGCTGGGATCAAGATTCCCAGCCAACGGCCGCCCCCTGTCCCTTCCTGATTTTATACCATAACTCCCAAAGACACAACAATAATCTGTTTTACACACTGAGTATTCTTGCATAAAGCTGCACCAGGGATGGCGAATATGCCTTCTCATAAAAACAAAACTGGAGTTACTGGACACTATTTCAGAAATCTGAACTCCTTCATGCAATTATAGAGAACATGAACGTGTTTCTGGCCAGCTGAAGATACATAGTATGTCAAGCTACcaaaacataagaaatacTGCTACCGACAGTAATTCATGGTGTTGTCTTCCCTTCAAAGTAACACAGAAAAACAGGAGGGTAGCCTTGCCAGCATCCACCTAAATAAACAGAAATCCAGCTAAAACGGAACACCATCCACTGCCTCCAAATTAGCAAAGATGATTGTACTCTGAGATTGGCCAACTGATACATAAATAGTTAGTCAGTATAGAAGAAAAGGACATTGTGCCAAATAAATCAAGAGTGGCTAACTGATACGCAAGTAGTTAGTCAGTTCTACCTATAGAACTTCTTCTCAAGAGTCTCCTCCACAGGAAGAAATACTGAATGTGTCTCTCTGTCCTCAGCCTTAAAAGTAACCTTCACCATTTTTCCAATATTTCCGGACAAGATTTCGAACAACTAGTAAGACCAAATATAAATAAAGTAACATGAGAGCATAGAGAAACTCCAAAACGTAACTAATTAGAAAATAATATTCAATATCGTCAAAATACATACTTGCAGTAAATATCAAAAAACAACATATCAAAAAGTGAATGCCAAGGAATAACTAACATTCATAGACGTGCCTGTAAACTCGTAGCCACATGTTCTCCATTACATTTGATAATAAGGTCTTTTTGTTGTAATCCCACAGATCTGACAGCTAGAGATGTCTTGTTGGGAATTATATCAACAAAATAAAGACATGAAAAATGGTAAGATTATATGAAATATCACGCTTATATTGTTTATCATGTGTACGTTAGGACGGTTGATATTCAAATATTCAATCATGCACCAGCTTTAGGAAGCAACAAGCACTAAGATTTACAAACTTAAGATGCAAGGAAGAATAATAAAGGCAGGACATACCAGCTCGACAAGAAACCCATCCAAGCCTTCATATAAAGCAGTGGGAACTTTCACCCAACGTGAAGAATGAGCATTATGCAGATTAACACCAAAAACCCCAATAGTCGGACGACAATATTTTCTGTAAAACAAGCTAAAAAGTAAATAGAGAGCCGGAGAATTTAGAGCTCCAATATTTGACAAAGGTACTAACTGTCTTAAGTTAAATGAGCAACCCCGTGACAATATGTAAAGTAACACAAAACATGTAAACCACTTCAAAATTACGATTTACCATTTAATCAAGCTCTGcacatttctttctttcatgaGATTCCTTTGTTATCATATAAATGTAAACTGTGATCCTAAGCATTTGTAATTAACAACAATTTCGTGCTAATAGACCTGGACAAACCTCATTTAGTATTGGATCTATCCAAATTTCTTTGGAAGAGCAAAGACACATCTCTAGAAATTcacaaatataaaaaaaatgaatatttCTTCTTGTTACCATatagaagaaatgaaaaaagaaacaacaatgTATAAATAAGAACAGCAGATCATCAAACTGCATACCAACATCCATACCTTCTACTTCGCTTCCCTTAAGAAATATCCCATTGCTTTTACTTGTATTATTAGGATCTGATCTTGTTGGTGTTGATGTTTTGTATCTATGGGAGTGGTGCTCCAGAAAGACCAAGAACTCATGTTCTAGTACCGCAACATGAAATTTGATACAATAATGCATAGCACGCTTGAGAGAAGTGCAAAAGGGGCTAGAGGTGTGAGAAAAACTAGGCCAAATAGGTTTAAGTGGTTATCCTGCTATGCCCCTATCCTTTTGCTCTTCTAAGAGCAACGGTGACCTGCCAATTGTCAAGAGCCTGGAATACACGGGACAACCAAGCGATGAGATTGGGTATCCGCATCAGATGCAAGTTCCTTTTTTGCATCCTACAAGGAGAGATGTTTCTAGGCGGTCGCTTCACCAAAGATATTGCTCAACGCATCACATGACAGGTGCACGATAGACTTTGCACACTACATCCTTCGCCCTTCGACTGTATAGGCATCTTGGCAAGTGGGCTACCAAAGCGATTAGCTTCTACTGAAAGCAAATCAACATAGGCTAAGAGGTAGTGAACTTATCCGATTGGGTATGCAGGAGCCGAAGACATAATCAGTGCTATCCACCCTTGAAGTGTTTCCAGTGCCCCAAACCACAAAAGGCATCTCTAGATGTGAAAATGTCAGGATTTTTCTGGCAACATTGAACCAATGCCATGTAAACAGCAACCCTAGGGGGCTGCTCAAGCTGGGTTCTGAACCCAAGAGGCGCTACGGTGCCTTGACGGCAGCCACACTTCATGGGATAGGGAATTTTTCTATCATGACGTAATCATTGGCTCTTCCTTGGATAGttgtgaaaatattttttcaagCCCACACTAGTTCTTTTTGTTGCCAACATTGCCTAAATCATGGGCAACCAAAACCGGAGCCAAAATATTGGCTACGGAATTTTTAATGGGGTCGGCTTGGGCTGAAACCAAACAGATCCTTACTCATACATAATTTAACCAAAGCATGTGGCACCTTTTATATAGGAGGGACTTACCTCTAACGCAAGTACCTATACTTATGTTTCCGAACAAACTTGACCTCAATCACTAAACTaccaaaacagaaacaaactAGGGAAAGATGAACCGGCAGAGATAGCTGGGCCTTATATGCATAGCTGCCTAATTGTGTGGTCCTTGAAGGCTGTACACCCATGGCATTAAACCCTCCACAAAGGCAGCTTGTCCTCGAGCTGATAAGAGCTGGCCGTTGTTGCAGTCTGAGGAGGCCTCGTGTTCACCAAAAACAGCACCTCCTGGTCATGGCACCAGATGATCCAGATCAGAGTCCTGACACCGCTGCTAGTAGCTGTCAACTTATATGTTGTGGCAGCATATTGCAGCGCCACAATCATATCTGGTTGTGACACCCATGGTGTGCAAACAGATTGAGGGGATGCACAATCGCACCGAGATGAACTCAGTGGCGGTACAGCATCACCAGATTGTCCGACGTCCTTTGCTGTCAACACTGGTGCCACCAATTGTCTTGCCATTGCCAGCCCCATGGGGATATCAATGTGGAAACCAGCATTTACACAGACTGTCACCAGAACCCATTGGATTAGAACCCTTGCTGCAAACCATTAATGGGAGCACAGTCATTGGATATGACATGAATTGGCATGTACCTAGTACATGAACAGGGGATAATGGCCAGAAGTTTTCTCAAGGCGGTCATGGACCATAATAGTGCTTTGATGGCAGCTGCACCTCACTGGCAGGAATTCCGAAAAGTGGATAAGAGATGGATTAGTTTATTCTCTCCTTAATTCAACCAAAGCATGCAGCAGGCCTTATAACAGAGGGACTTGCCCCTAACACAAGTAACTATTTATAACCTTTCTAGCTTATGTGATCTCAATCTCTTAACTATCAAATAAAATGATAACAAACTGTAGAAAGATAAATCTATAGAGATGGATATCCTTAGATGCATAAATGCCCAGTTAAATGCTCCTCCAAAGCGGTATGCCCATGACAACCATTCTGTAGTTGCTTCAGGAAGAATGGCTCCAATAAGTACTCAACATGTATCATTAGGAAAGAGTCTTGCGCTACACAACAGCATAGACCTTCGGCCAGTCCACTGCTTGCAACATAACCAAAAACTAGACTCCGATAAAGACACATGCTAACTTTTAACAAACTAAGGTGGAATTTTGGTCGCAATGAGCTTGCACCTGCGTGGGAGCTATATAAGCTCAAATATGTATGGGATAATACAACCATTTATCTGGACTAGCTCGGCAGTGCATGTAAAGGAAATAGTTTGTAAGTCGCATCCCACCCGTGCTACAACTACTGAAAGTTTGATGCCATTCCCACAAGCAAACACAGATAGCTCTCGTCAAGGTTTGTGTGAGCTGCTCCCCAGTGAGACACATCATAAAAGACAATTATAATAATTcttacggttttgctatttcttaggcgactgagaaataactatttctcaatcgataataacaaccttttgattcaatcactgagattcgtgtaagattattGTAGGCCcaatggataagaaaatcttgattGGACTAATTCTTAACATCCAGAAGCATACCCAGTTTCTTTGAAATGTTCCCACCATTTTAAAATGATGTTACATGGCATGAAAGGAGTATAATCTAAATCATGGAAAAGCATTCCAATAACTTTGCCTTGTTTGTTTATTGCTGGACCACCAATTGCAGCCTATAAAGAAACAACTGTGTTATACTGCGTACTGCGAACAAAGTAGCATATTTATTCTTAGACAATAAACAAAGTGAAGATGTATTTACATATgtgtttataaatgttgctTTCTGCATTTCATGGCAAAAAGTAGGGAAACTCGCCCAACGCTCAAACCTGGAACAAAAACAATGAGAAAGAAAGTTAATATTATGTTTCAGTAACGCCTTCTATTAATagaaaattatttttcaacCTGCAGAAATTATTATTCatagagaaaggaaaaaaaaactacaagaTGTCATGCTTGGATGGCATTTGCGAGAACGGAATGTAAATCATATTTCAGTCAATGGCACTGCAAAAACGTGTGAATTTGCCAGAATACACTTGGGCCATTATAAAATGTGACTGTTTTCAACAAAAGGGGGCACAATGACTTCCAACCTCAATTCACTATCGCCCCTCCAAGCTCTTTCTCCCTAATCCATTCCACATCACAGGTGCTGGGAGAGGTTACCTCACCTCCAACCCCATCCACCACGTTCTCTGTAGTACTAATCAACTTCTCAGCCTCTGGCCAATTCTGTTGCCGAGTCACAATGGATTCCTTCATTCTAGAGCATCTATTTCCTATCTTGATCTTTTTCGCACAAACATCCCAGCAACCGATCCGCTCCATGCTGCTAGCATCTGGGTGCACCTCCGCCCCAAAACCATCAGCCCGAGAATCACCTCAACGCACCTTTTCATTCTCTTTTGCCCATCTCGCAGATCTCATCGCCGCTCCCATTATCGCTGATCTAAGGTGCTCACCACTTAAAATCCTAACAAGCCTCTCCCTCTCATTCTCTTTTacagaaaggaaaaacagacTCATGCCCTTGACATGTTGATACAGCTCCCACTCACCTTTCATAGTAAAGAGTAGGGCTAGCTAATAATAGTCTCTAGAAAGTCCCTACAAACTCAAATTTAATGGCCAAAGTATGTTCTGGATATGAGTGTGATTCTGTTGTGTATTCTCTTAGTTGTAACAATTACCTGAAAGCTGGATTTCTTATATACACATTACTAACGACACAATATAAGTAAAAGGACATTCACCTGTAAATTCCACAATTCGCTTGAAGCCCAAAGGGCTCTTCAGACTGTCGACCAAGTCCTATAATGGTATCGCCAGGACAAAGCATTTCATGAGCCGCAAGAGCTGAATGGGGCTGCAGAATTAATCCACCGAGATAGTCATCCCTTGGGAGCCTGCTCTCCATATTCTCTCTAATTTCCACCATGTTCAGAGTTTGGACAGCACAGTCAAATGAAACAGACAGTACTAACAAATTCCAGTGATCGTCACAAGCTTCAATGGTGGCATCATAAGAGAACCATCAAATAGATAAACTCTTATCTACAACAAGTACCATAAAAATTAATAACGTATGACGTATCCACTCCACCACCTATAAAAGGATCCATACTCGATAATGACATATTACCTTCTCAATCTTGGGGATCATACCATCATTGCTTTTAGCTATGGCTGGAGATGATAATATTTTCCCAATCATACTGTATTCATTGAATTCGAAGATAAAACCTGAAGCGCTCCGCCACTGATCGCCACTACCTACAATTTGTTTTTGGATATATTAGTTAATAGATTAATAGTTCAATAAAACAATGCATGGAAATATATCCAAAGCAAATTTAATAGATTCTCCTTCAACGTGTATCTGGTTCTTTTAAGAGATATAAACCGTAACCTCTCATAAGATACTATCAACATCGACATGACAGGCAACAATGAGAAAGTAGGCATTAAAGTTATATtcctaaaagaaaaaggaaaaaaacagtCAAATTACAGTAAgggacataaaaaaaatcttgatttgttccaaacaaaaccTAATAGTCATCAAAGGTGTAACCTTTTCTCGCCCAACTTTGTCGAACTTAAATATAAATTTGAGTTGAACATAGTGCAAACAATATAATTGCTgaagaacattttttttgacgTAGCTaaagaacattttttttttggttaagCATGAAGTTATTATTGCTGGATACTGGATAAAAAGTGGCCGAACCGTCAACGTCAGCCACTCCAACCACTGCTTGGG
This is a stretch of genomic DNA from Brachypodium distachyon strain Bd21 chromosome 1, Brachypodium_distachyon_v3.0, whole genome shotgun sequence. It encodes these proteins:
- the LOC100824830 gene encoding NADH dehydrogenase [ubiquinone] flavoprotein 1, mitochondrial, with protein sequence MLRRAAHRLASRAAATGGAGSVARRTLAAAEVPVQAPADSAFVGIAANKEVEHLNYLSRPQPTRSITCARLYPAGRSFSTQAASTSSTPQPPPPPPPPEKTHFGDLKDEDRIFTNLYGLHDPFLKGAMKRGDWYRTKDLVIKGADWIVNEMKKSGLRGRGGAGFPSGLKWSFMPKVSDGRPSYLVVNADESEPGTCKDREIMRHDPHKLLEGCLIAGVGMRASAAYIYIRGEYVNERLNLEKARLEAYASGLLGKNACGSGYDFDVHIHFGAGAYICGEETALLESLEGKQGKPRLKPPFPANAGLYGCPTTVTNVETVAVAPTILRRGPEWFASFGRKNNSGTKLYCISGHVNKPCTVEEEMSIPLKELIEKHCGGVRGGWDNLLAVIPGGSSVPLLPKHICDDVLMDYDALKAVQSGLGTAAVMVMDKSTDVVDAIARLSYFYKHESCGQCTPCREGTGWLWMIMERLKVGNAKLEEIDMLQEVTKQIEGHTICALGDAAAWPVQGLIRHFRPELERRIRDRADRELLTAASA